One Natrinema longum genomic window carries:
- a CDS encoding universal stress protein — protein sequence MNVLLGLGGSDESVKTLRRTIERTREVGDELTIVVVDKPESKRSQDEMYQQALDSLEEADITDVEVEKLEGDPGSALVNYAEQGDFDQLVIGGGTLSPMGKIQLGPITEFVLLNAPTTVKLVR from the coding sequence ATGAACGTGTTGCTGGGTCTGGGCGGCAGCGACGAGTCGGTGAAGACGCTCCGACGGACCATCGAGCGGACGCGCGAGGTCGGTGACGAGCTCACCATCGTCGTCGTCGACAAGCCCGAGTCGAAACGCTCACAGGACGAAATGTATCAACAGGCCCTCGATTCGCTCGAGGAGGCAGACATTACCGACGTCGAGGTCGAGAAACTCGAGGGAGATCCCGGAAGCGCACTGGTCAATTACGCCGAGCAAGGCGATTTCGACCAGCTGGTGATCGGCGGCGGTACCCTGAGCCCGATGGGGAAGATTCAGCTCGGCCCGATCACCGAGTTCGTCCTGTTGAACGCACCGACGACGGTCAAACTGGTGCGATAA
- a CDS encoding DUF5787 family protein: MSEFAFELELCARLEEREEGIVARQLGGSVADPGGRILDVIRVEPGPEFADRVAITSESIPGAAIESAVGPGRARYWKDAFDCHPERARSAMERAVEIGFFERDHGATTTRSREYVRQVARYPDWYDRLLGIENKPDLGRPGDLEAQLRTDVSLGLVDEVVLATESYVTRAHLNRIPDAVGVWRVHRDGANAGRSLEIEVLREPTPLAVDEPGIEPLESHPGRTEIEVVSPEAKARTRRRIAERAYGKGWRTYDLPACVACRPDDASGATLPYCEWKARVVDAGSECGSSCPGYEPASASESRVDLEAERDRRTAWEAEPTGKRRRQSGLDRFG; encoded by the coding sequence GTGTCGGAGTTCGCGTTCGAACTCGAACTGTGTGCCCGCCTGGAGGAGCGCGAGGAGGGGATCGTCGCGCGCCAACTCGGCGGGAGCGTCGCCGACCCAGGGGGGCGGATCCTCGACGTCATCCGCGTCGAACCCGGCCCCGAATTCGCCGACCGGGTCGCGATCACGAGCGAGTCGATCCCCGGCGCGGCCATCGAGTCGGCCGTCGGCCCCGGGCGGGCCCGCTACTGGAAGGACGCCTTCGACTGCCACCCCGAGCGAGCACGCAGCGCCATGGAGCGGGCCGTCGAGATCGGCTTCTTCGAACGCGATCACGGCGCGACCACGACAAGGAGCCGCGAGTACGTCCGGCAGGTCGCCCGCTACCCCGACTGGTACGACCGACTCCTCGGGATCGAGAACAAACCCGACCTCGGCCGCCCGGGGGACCTCGAGGCCCAGTTGCGAACGGACGTCAGTCTCGGACTGGTCGACGAGGTCGTCCTCGCGACCGAGAGCTACGTGACACGCGCCCACCTGAACCGGATCCCCGACGCCGTCGGCGTCTGGCGAGTTCACCGCGACGGGGCGAACGCGGGCCGCTCGCTCGAGATCGAGGTGCTCCGCGAGCCGACGCCGTTGGCCGTCGACGAGCCCGGCATCGAGCCACTCGAGTCCCACCCCGGCCGCACCGAGATCGAGGTCGTCTCCCCCGAGGCGAAGGCTCGCACCCGCCGACGGATCGCCGAACGGGCCTACGGCAAGGGGTGGCGAACGTACGACCTCCCCGCCTGCGTGGCCTGCCGCCCGGACGACGCCAGCGGCGCGACGCTTCCCTACTGCGAGTGGAAGGCCCGAGTGGTCGACGCCGGCTCGGAGTGTGGCTCCTCGTGTCCGGGATACGAACCGGCGTCGGCGTCCGAGTCTCGGGTCGACCTCGAGGCCGAGCGCGATCGCCGAACCGCGTGGGAGGCCGAACCGACCGGAAAACGGCGACGACAGTCGGGACTCGATCGGTTCGGCTGA
- a CDS encoding winged helix-turn-helix domain-containing protein yields the protein MSGERSAAAVFGLLSDETRIDVLREIAIAQAERAHSAGPAELSFSTIYERVDIDNTSKLSYHLGELEGLFLRKGDDGYSLTHAGERIVRLLLSANYGEPRGFGGTAVRGSCLLCGSASLEASLDNQFLKIGCRDCGRDIAGYEVTPAQVRERSASAAVDALTHRMGAHYRQVRGGVCPSCAGRVSLEVVEVGEPDADPFHAIDRCEECLRSYSAPLTLRTSYHPESVAFCWERGVDVLSSAPWELLGYVSEGQWSGTRTATEPDEYEVVYRLEGDELRLELASDLSVTRTERVCRESVRDRRS from the coding sequence ATGAGCGGAGAACGGTCGGCGGCCGCGGTCTTCGGGCTCCTCTCCGACGAGACGCGGATCGACGTGCTTCGGGAGATCGCCATCGCCCAGGCCGAGCGCGCACACAGCGCCGGCCCGGCGGAGCTCTCCTTCTCGACGATCTACGAGCGGGTCGACATCGACAACACGTCGAAACTCTCCTACCACCTCGGCGAACTCGAGGGACTGTTTCTGCGAAAGGGCGACGACGGCTACTCGCTGACACACGCCGGCGAACGGATCGTCCGGCTGCTCCTGTCGGCAAACTACGGCGAGCCGAGGGGATTCGGCGGGACGGCTGTCCGGGGATCGTGTCTGCTCTGTGGGTCGGCGTCCCTCGAGGCGTCCCTCGACAACCAGTTCCTGAAGATCGGCTGTCGCGACTGTGGGCGGGACATCGCGGGCTACGAGGTCACGCCGGCACAGGTCCGCGAGCGGTCCGCCTCGGCCGCCGTCGACGCGTTGACCCATCGAATGGGGGCCCACTACCGGCAGGTTCGGGGCGGCGTCTGTCCGTCGTGTGCCGGGCGCGTGTCCCTCGAGGTGGTCGAGGTCGGCGAACCCGACGCCGATCCGTTCCACGCGATCGATCGGTGTGAGGAGTGTCTCCGATCGTACTCCGCCCCGTTGACGCTCCGGACGTCCTACCACCCCGAATCGGTCGCGTTCTGCTGGGAGCGAGGCGTCGACGTGCTCTCGAGCGCGCCCTGGGAACTGCTTGGCTACGTCTCCGAGGGCCAGTGGTCGGGCACGCGTACCGCGACGGAGCCCGACGAATACGAGGTCGTCTACCGTCTCGAGGGGGACGAGCTCCGACTCGAGCTCGCGTCGGACCTGTCGGTCACGCGGACCGAGCGCGTGTGCCGCGAATCGGTCCGCGATCGCCGGTCCTGA
- a CDS encoding universal stress protein encodes MFDTVVVATDGSDSVKRAVDVALDLADRFDAEVHALSVIDASEVDASPQQLRDELRTALETTADAALATVAERADGDVTTATREGRPAVEICEYAREVDADVVATGTRGRHGENRLLLGSVAERIVRTSPVPVLTVRQLETAGDGEDAVATDA; translated from the coding sequence ATGTTCGATACGGTCGTCGTTGCCACCGACGGGTCCGACAGCGTGAAACGGGCCGTCGACGTCGCACTCGATCTCGCCGACCGGTTCGACGCCGAGGTCCACGCGCTCTCGGTGATCGATGCCAGCGAGGTCGACGCCTCACCCCAGCAGCTCCGGGACGAACTCCGCACCGCCCTCGAGACGACCGCCGACGCCGCGCTGGCTACCGTCGCGGAACGGGCGGACGGGGACGTGACGACTGCGACCCGCGAAGGCCGACCCGCCGTCGAAATCTGTGAGTACGCCCGCGAGGTCGACGCCGACGTCGTCGCGACCGGAACCCGAGGTCGCCACGGGGAGAACCGGCTCCTGCTCGGCAGCGTCGCCGAACGGATCGTCCGCACGTCGCCCGTCCCCGTCCTGACGGTCCGGCAACTCGAGACTGCTGGCGATGGCGAGGACGCGGTCGCTACCGACGCCTGA
- a CDS encoding ATP-binding protein, which produces MSDAALDVVEFLLTTSVYSDDRTLDENDLPPAFRRVYWTGGVDDESGGGDESDGSSRKPAGISRPLSVTTTTAREATGVDRPWEAVADLMFTERDEFSGTITLAQQDMAEEWFAERVDENRLLENPTLAKHFATHEAYEFDVSHEEARERNRPIQADRVWIDGLLNEYFDEEDDEEMLDLVEVRAPEEVDMSLDDLVLTEDQQNELDKISKAIEHRDYLADIGLREIGKLLFVGPPGTGKTSTAQALAQDMDLPFVEVKLSMITSQYLGETAKNVDKTFEVAKRLSPCILFIDEFDFVAKTRRSDEHAALKRAVNTLLKSIDNISLIEDDVLLIGATNHPDQLDDAAWRRFDEIINFPKPDHGMRADILGLITRTMDIDEFDPQLIAEVTEGLTGSDLRMVLREAVLEALTEDRTTLTQEDLLDAVEEFEERDTLKNMDMMGGDHDALVAGGDLDKASDGGHSHDHDHDHDH; this is translated from the coding sequence ATGAGTGATGCGGCGCTCGATGTCGTGGAGTTTCTGCTCACGACGAGCGTGTATTCGGACGACCGGACGCTAGACGAGAACGATCTCCCGCCGGCGTTCCGCCGGGTCTACTGGACCGGTGGCGTCGACGACGAAAGCGGAGGTGGTGACGAGAGCGACGGGAGTTCCCGCAAACCCGCCGGGATCAGTCGCCCGCTGTCGGTCACGACCACGACCGCACGGGAGGCAACCGGCGTCGACCGGCCGTGGGAGGCCGTCGCCGACCTGATGTTCACCGAGCGTGACGAGTTCTCGGGCACGATCACCCTCGCCCAGCAAGACATGGCCGAGGAGTGGTTCGCCGAGCGCGTCGACGAGAATCGACTGCTCGAGAACCCGACGTTGGCGAAACACTTCGCGACCCACGAGGCCTACGAGTTCGACGTCTCCCACGAGGAGGCCCGCGAGCGCAACCGGCCGATTCAGGCCGACCGCGTCTGGATCGACGGCCTGCTCAACGAGTACTTCGACGAGGAAGACGACGAGGAGATGCTCGACCTCGTGGAGGTCCGCGCGCCCGAGGAGGTCGATATGTCTCTCGACGACCTCGTGCTCACGGAGGACCAGCAAAACGAACTCGACAAGATCTCGAAGGCGATCGAACACCGGGATTATCTCGCCGATATCGGCCTGCGGGAGATCGGGAAACTGCTGTTCGTCGGCCCGCCGGGAACCGGGAAGACGTCCACGGCACAGGCGCTGGCACAGGACATGGACCTCCCCTTCGTCGAGGTCAAACTCTCGATGATCACGAGCCAGTACCTGGGCGAAACGGCGAAAAACGTCGACAAGACCTTCGAGGTCGCGAAGCGACTGTCGCCCTGTATCCTCTTTATCGACGAGTTCGACTTCGTCGCCAAGACCCGTCGCAGCGACGAACACGCCGCGCTCAAGCGTGCGGTCAACACCCTCCTCAAGAGCATCGACAACATCTCGCTCATCGAGGACGACGTCTTGCTCATCGGGGCGACCAACCACCCCGACCAGTTAGACGACGCTGCCTGGCGGCGCTTCGACGAGATCATCAACTTCCCCAAACCCGACCACGGCATGCGGGCGGACATCCTCGGGCTCATCACGCGGACGATGGACATCGACGAGTTCGACCCACAACTCATCGCCGAGGTCACCGAGGGGCTGACCGGCAGCGACCTCCGGATGGTGCTTCGGGAAGCAGTGCTCGAGGCCTTGACCGAGGATCGGACGACGCTCACCCAGGAGGACCTCCTCGACGCCGTCGAGGAGTTCGAGGAGCGGGATACGCTGAAGAACATGGACATGATGGGGGGCGACCACGACGCGCTCGTCGCCGGCGGGGACCTCGACAAGGCGAGTGACGGCGGTCACTCCCACGATCACGACCACGATCACGATCACTGA
- a CDS encoding universal stress protein, protein MDASEPFTVDTVLAPVDGSDESATAVEYAVAVADRYDASVHALFVLGRGVVRGLDAGMVDETDIAENTQDFFDDIGKIAADAGVSLTTSVDDGFSQTRKTRHPGNVVLDTADEIDADFIVLPREPVTRAEAEVLEKAAEYVLSYASQPVLSV, encoded by the coding sequence ATGGACGCCAGCGAGCCGTTTACCGTCGACACCGTCCTCGCACCGGTCGACGGAAGCGACGAGTCCGCCACCGCCGTCGAGTACGCCGTCGCCGTCGCCGACCGCTACGACGCCTCCGTGCACGCGCTTTTCGTTCTCGGGCGCGGCGTCGTACGAGGGTTAGACGCCGGCATGGTCGACGAAACCGACATCGCAGAGAACACACAGGACTTTTTCGACGACATCGGCAAGATCGCCGCCGATGCGGGCGTCTCGCTCACTACTTCCGTCGACGACGGCTTCTCGCAGACGCGGAAGACGCGCCACCCCGGCAACGTCGTCCTCGACACTGCCGACGAGATCGACGCCGACTTCATCGTCCTCCCCAGGGAACCCGTCACTCGAGCCGAAGCGGAGGTCCTCGAGAAGGCCGCCGAGTACGTCCTCTCGTACGCGAGTCAGCCCGTGCTGTCGGTCTGA
- a CDS encoding DUF2237 family protein, with the protein MPDDRNVYGTELEPCSTDPPTGYLRDGCCRRVESDRGRHELCAVMTEEFLRFSRAQGNDLTTPRPEFEFPGLEPGDRWCLCLPRWVEAQEADCAPPVVLEATHEAVLRDVDPDLLREHEYDGRVAEESETE; encoded by the coding sequence ATGCCAGACGACCGGAACGTGTACGGCACCGAACTCGAGCCCTGCAGCACCGACCCACCCACGGGCTACCTCCGGGACGGCTGCTGTCGCCGGGTCGAGTCCGATCGGGGCCGACACGAACTCTGTGCCGTGATGACCGAGGAGTTTTTGCGGTTCAGCCGAGCGCAGGGCAACGATCTCACTACGCCAAGACCGGAGTTCGAGTTCCCGGGTCTCGAGCCCGGCGACCGGTGGTGTCTCTGTCTCCCGCGGTGGGTGGAAGCGCAGGAGGCGGACTGCGCGCCGCCGGTCGTCCTCGAGGCGACTCACGAGGCGGTCTTACGCGACGTCGATCCGGACCTCCTTCGGGAGCACGAGTACGACGGGCGCGTCGCCGAGGAGTCCGAGACGGAGTAG
- a CDS encoding GNAT family N-acetyltransferase yields the protein MAGSRQYPDEPSGPFPAPPTTIEDREGRSIEIRAPSAFTDETLGDVVEMYTEFDPTDRAQGIPPTGEERIRNWLETIGDDSINVVARHDGDVVAHAMLVPDTDDPSAIGHDADIEWELAIFVLQAYQQAGIGTTLLENLLGHAAEIGIRRVWLTVERWNNPAIALYERVGFESTGTESFEQEMAIRLGTG from the coding sequence ATGGCTGGATCGCGTCAGTATCCCGACGAACCGTCCGGTCCGTTCCCCGCACCGCCAACGACGATCGAGGATCGGGAGGGGCGATCGATCGAGATTCGAGCGCCGTCGGCGTTCACCGACGAGACGCTCGGAGACGTCGTCGAGATGTACACCGAGTTCGATCCGACCGACCGCGCACAGGGGATTCCGCCGACCGGCGAGGAGCGTATCCGCAACTGGCTCGAGACGATCGGCGACGACAGCATCAACGTCGTGGCCCGCCACGACGGCGACGTGGTCGCCCACGCGATGCTCGTTCCCGACACCGACGATCCGTCCGCGATCGGCCACGACGCGGACATCGAGTGGGAGCTCGCGATCTTCGTCCTCCAGGCCTACCAGCAGGCCGGTATCGGGACGACGCTGCTCGAGAACCTGCTGGGCCACGCTGCCGAGATCGGAATCCGGCGCGTGTGGCTGACCGTCGAACGCTGGAACAATCCCGCGATCGCCCTCTACGAACGGGTCGGCTTCGAATCGACCGGGACCGAAAGCTTCGAACAGGAGATGGCGATTCGACTCGGGACGGGCTGA
- a CDS encoding MBL fold metallo-hydrolase — MRVSLLGTGDTTGTPTVGCDCDTCAAARERGVERTRFSVHVENERLEESLLIDFSPDFRYQFLRDEVPLPDAAVVSHIHFDHLDGLGNVFRVLDSLEVYAADETDPQTGKSVAGTVRDDYHYLDPLTVVPTTPLETVRICGLDVTLVPVDHPPLVCYGLAVEDPVTGAKLSLTGDTSYDVPEESRAVLADADLLLADGIVPASLCEYHPLGGRHEDADGVPRTFGTKHMTREGALGLAAELNAEQTRLVHLAHFYPADEAFEEPLAIDGEQYVL; from the coding sequence ATGCGGGTGAGCCTACTCGGAACCGGTGACACGACGGGGACGCCGACCGTCGGCTGCGACTGTGACACCTGCGCCGCCGCACGCGAGCGCGGCGTCGAGCGCACGCGGTTCTCGGTCCACGTCGAGAACGAGCGGCTCGAGGAGTCGCTGCTGATCGACTTCAGTCCCGATTTCCGATACCAGTTCCTCCGCGACGAGGTCCCGCTGCCCGACGCCGCCGTCGTCAGCCACATCCACTTCGATCACCTCGACGGTCTGGGCAACGTCTTTCGCGTGCTCGATTCCCTCGAGGTCTACGCGGCCGACGAGACCGATCCCCAGACGGGAAAGAGCGTCGCGGGGACGGTCCGTGACGATTATCACTATCTCGACCCCCTCACCGTCGTTCCGACGACGCCACTGGAGACGGTCCGGATCTGCGGGCTCGACGTGACGCTGGTGCCGGTCGACCACCCGCCGCTGGTCTGTTACGGACTCGCCGTCGAGGATCCGGTGACGGGCGCGAAACTGTCGCTCACGGGCGATACGAGCTACGACGTTCCCGAGGAGTCCCGCGCGGTGTTGGCCGACGCGGATCTCCTGCTCGCGGACGGAATCGTCCCGGCGAGTCTCTGTGAGTATCACCCCCTCGGCGGCCGCCACGAGGACGCCGACGGCGTCCCTCGGACGTTCGGCACGAAACACATGACTCGAGAGGGCGCGCTCGGGCTGGCAGCGGAACTGAACGCCGAGCAGACGCGGCTGGTACACCTCGCACACTTTTACCCTGCCGACGAGGCGTTCGAGGAGCCACTGGCGATCGACGGCGAGCAGTACGTGCTCTAG